ACCCAAACTACTGTTGCAAAACCTGCAGCAATACCGGTATTTGTAAAGGCAATAGCAGCGGTTTCTCCACTTGCTAAAGCACCTCCGGAATTAAAACCAAACCAGCCGAACATTAATAATGCAGTACCGATTAGTACTAAATTAATATTTCCGTAATCGCGTTTTGGCATAACATAACGTTTACCAAAGAAAAGTACTCCAACTAAAGCACTGAAACCAGCAGTAGCATGAATTACGGTTCCTCCAGCATAATCAACAAATCCTAATTTACTTAAAAATCCGCCACCCCAAATCCAGTGAGCAACCGGGAAGTAAATTAAAATCATCCATAAAACCAAAACCTTTACCCAACCAAAAATTGTAATTCGGCCTGCAATGGCTCCGGTCATTAATGGCGCTGTAATAATAGCAAACATTAATTGATACATAAAAAACATTAAAAACGGAATTGAAGATCCGTATTTAGGATTTACGGTAAAATCTACACCATTAAGCATAAAATATTCAGTTGGCGAACCAACAAATCCGCCGATATCATTTCCAAAAACCATTGAAAAACCGCCCAAAGTCCATAAAACGGTAACCACGCCAATCGAAATAAACGTGTACATCATCATGGTTAATGTGTTTTTTTTAGGCACTAATCCTCCATAAAAAAAAGCAAGTCCGGGAATCATTAAAAAAACCAGCACGGTTGTTATTACCATAAAGGCAACGTTACCGTTGTTAATTACATCTGCATTCATAAAAGTTGATTAATTAAGTTAATTTTTGTAGTTAAGATTTTATCTTTTTTCTTGATAAAAAGTATTAAAATACTTACAACTAGTAAATACATTTTTTAGTATTTAAAAGGCTTTATTTAACTAAAAATTGAATTGAATTAAGGTTTGCACACGGTTTGCTGAAGCACTTGCTCCATCTATATTAACACGATCACCCCATAAATACTCAACTCCAACTTTAAAATCGGTTGTTAGATTATAAAAAACATTTCCTACAATATATTGCCCATATCTGTAATTAGAATCTGGAACCGTTAGTTGATCAGGAAAAACTTCAGCTTGGCTATATCCGGCTGTTGCATAAACATCTTTAGATAAGTTAAACTGTATTTGTGCAAACCAACCTAAAGCTTCTTGCGCTTGCATTTTTCCGGGTTTAGAAGGATTTTGAATTAAAGACAAACCCCTGCCTGATAAATCATTAATATATTGTGCAATACCTTTACCATAGGTAATTTGACCATAAAATTCCATAAATGAGGTTAACTCGACATTGGTACTAAGCTGCATCCCAAAGCTCGTTTCGGTTTCTGTGGTATTATTTATAACATCACGGTAATTCATGTTGCGCATTACACCGGCTGCACGTACATGGCTAGCTTTTTTTTCGCCCCAATTGTATTGTACATAAACGGGAATATCAGGAATACGTTGCGTAGTTTCAACCGTTTGCGTCGGAGCATATGTTCCGGTAGTATTTGGCATTTCGGCAGCAACTGCATACGAAAATCCTTTACCAAAATCACCTGTATATCTAATTTGTGTGGTGCGCATTTCGGCTGCACCATTTGGCCCCTGAAAATCTATTGTTGGAGGAACAGCAGCTAAATCGTTAAATGTACTCCAAGTACGTCCAACCGTAAAGCCAAGCAAGGTAACGTAGGCATCGGTTAACACAAATGCACCGCCTGCACCAGAAAATCTACCAGCAACATAAGCCTGAAATTGCCCAACTTTATCGTTATTACCTAAAAGTTTAAAAAACAAAGTTGATTTAGATGCATCCATATTAAATCTGTTTTTTGTTAACAGATCTGTAGGAACTGGAATGGTTGCCGGAACGAATCCGAAATCGCTTGTAGGGCTTCCTCCAAAATCATATGCTGTTCTAACACGCACAAAACCACCGACTCCAAAAGCTATTTCACGTTTTTGATCGTATAACAAAAAACGAGGCGCTTTTGGATCGCGATAATGTTGCCCTGTAGTTTCGTTAAAATCTTCAACAATTTTAAGCCCTGGCTTACGGGTACTAATTATTTTTAAAGAAACTTCATCTGGATCTGTTTCTTCTTGTGCATAAGCATCAAATTGGAAAAGAAGCAACAACGATGCTCCTAATAAGTAGATTTTCTTCATAATAAATGAATCTTTTAGTTAGGTTATTTGGAGAAATAATAATTTACATATTACTTATTTCAGTTTTAAAAACAAGTAATTTATATAACGTTTTTTAAATGCAATATTGTATGATTATTATGGCTTAAAAGACATAAAAAAAACCTTGAATATTAAAATTCAAGGTTTTTTTATTATTTTTTTTCAGCTTCTTTTTTAGCTTTTTCAATATTTTCTTGAAGCTTTTGATTTTCTTTCTGAATATCTTCAATAGTTTCTTCTATTGATTCACCAGCTTTCTCAAAATCTTGTTTTAAAGAATCTTTTGCTTTTTCAACAAAATCATGCAATGCATCTGCCTCTTCTTCTAATCCTTCTGGAGTTTGAATTACTTCACCTTCAACTAAATCATCTTGTTTTGGTTCTGACTTACAAGAAACTAAAAAAGATACGCTTAACGCCATTAAGGCAATTCCAATTTTTTTCATACTCATTTTTTTTATAAAGTTATTAAACATTACTTTTTAATGTGCTAAAAATACTATTTAAAAAAATTATATTTACATTTTAATTCAATATACACAACTGCATTTTATTGCGCAAACAACACAACAATGAATTTTATTAAAAACAACCTATTGGTACAAATTATTCTTGCCATAATAGGTGGAATTGTTTTAGGGAAATATTTACCCGTTATTTTTAATCAAACAATTTCTGACAGCATTATTCGCGTTTTTGTAACTTTTAATACTTTTTTTAGCGAGTTCTTAAACTTTTTTATTCCTTTAATTATTATTGGATTAATTGTACCTGCTATTGGTAACATTGGGCAAGGTGCATCAAAATTAGTACTTTACACCGCAGCCATTGCTTATGCATCAACCTTATTTGCTGGGTTTACAACTTTTGGAGTTAGTATGGCGGTATTTCCGAACTTATTGGCCAACCAAACGGTTGTAAAAATTAGTGAAACTGCTACACAATTAACCCCTTATTTCAGTTTACAAATTCCGCCTTTATTAGATATTATGTCAGCTTTATTTGCAGCATTTATAATCGGAATTGGCGTTTCTAGAATACAAAATTCTTTACTACTTCGTGGATTCTTAGAGTTTGAACAAATTGTAAACAAAGTTATTCAGCGCATTATTATTCCGCTTTTACCTTTATTTATTTTTGGCATATTTATGAATATGGTACATTCTGGAGAAATCTTTATTATTCTAAACGTTTTCTCTAAAATAATTGTGGTAATCTTTATTATGCACGTTGCCTTATTATTGGTGCAGTATTTTATTGCAGGTGCAATAAGCAAACGCAATCCGCTAACAGCATTAAAAACCATGTTACCGGCTTATTTTACAGCATTAGGAACGCAATCATCAGCAGCAACAATTCCGGTAACTTTACGTCAGGCAAGTAAATTAGGTTTAAAAGAAGATATTATAAAACTTACCATTCCGCTATGTGCTACCATACATTTGGCCGGAAGTACTATGAAAATTGTAGCATGCTCAATTGCATTAATGCTAATTCAGGGTATAACGATTGATCCGCTTACTTTTTCAGGCTTCATCTTTATGTTAGGTATTGCAATGGTTGCTGCTCCTGGAGTTCCTGGAGGTGCTATAATGGCTGCTATTGGTATTATAGGATCTATGTTAGGATTTGATTCCAAAAGCCAAGCACTAATGATTTCGCTTTACATTGCTATGGACAGCTTTGGTACGGCTTGCAATGTAACCGGTGATGGTGCTATTGCCATGATTTTAGACAAAATATTTAAAAATAAAAGCATCCAATAAGGATGCTTTTTTATTTTAAGTAAGATAAAAATTCTTCTCGATCTATTTCTCGACAACCTAAAGATGCCAGATGGTCGTTATAAACTTGGCAATCTAATAACTTGTAATTTTGAGCTTCTAAATGTTTAGCTAAGCTAATAAACGCAAACTTACTGGCATTAGAAACGGTAGAAAACATGCTTTCTCCACAAAAAATCGTACCTAAATCTATACCGTATAAACCGCCAACCAACAAATCATTTTGCCAAACCTCAACAGATTTAGCCCAACCTGCTTTGTGTAATTCGCAGTAAGCTTCAACCATATCATCGGTTATCCAAGTGCCATTCTGATCAGTTCGTTTAACTTGTTGGCAATTTAAAATCACCTCTTTAAAACAGGTATTAAACGTAACAGTAAAAGCGTTTTTAGCAAACAAACTTCGCATGCTTTTAGAAACTTTAAGTTCCGGAAAAAACAAAACCATTCGTTCGTTGGGCGACCACCATGTAATAATTTCACCATCTTCAAACCACGGAAAAACACCATTTTTATAAGCAAGCTGTAATCTTGGCAAAGATAAATCACCGCCAAATGCAACAATTCCGGTAGGATGAACTTGGTTTAAGGAAGGAAATTGAATTTGATTCGTTAAAAACGGAATTTCCATCATTAAAAAATATTAGAACGGTAAATCATCTGAATCGTCTGCATCAAATGAATTGAAAGATGCTGGCTCAATATTAATTGCAGGTCCTTGATTGTTAAATGCAGGAGCTGCAAAGTTAGTATTGGGTTGGTTGTTGTATTGCGGCTCTTCAAAACCTGCTGGTTGATTTTTTTCAATTCTCCAACCTTGAATAGAATTGAAATATTTAGTTTCTCCTTGCGGATTCACCCATTCACGACCACGCAAGTTAATAGAAACGCGTACCGGTTCTCCAACCTGATAAGCATCTAATAACGGGCATTTATCTTGAGTAAATTCAACTAAAATATGTTGAGGATATTGTTCTTCTGTGGTTACAACCAATTCACGCTTAGAAAACGTAGCTGTAATTTGTTGTTGTTGGCCTATAAATTTAATTCTTCCTGAAATTTCCATTAGATATCAATTTTTAACGTTTTTACACGTTGCATTAATGTGTTTTATTTTGATTGGTAAAGATACAGCTTTTTTTGAAAACGATACAAACCACATAATTTCATTTCCTTACAAAATGACATAATTCAGCGCTGAAAAATTATGGAATTTAATATCGACTAATAAAAAACAAAGTCCTGAATTCAGGACTTTTATAATGCTGTAAAGGCAGCGTTTATTTTACTTGCAATCATTTCAAATTCTTCTGGCGTAACCTTAGTTTTGTTTAAAAACGTAATATCGTTTAACGTATTTAAAGGCACCAAATGCACGTGCACGTGTGGCACTTCTAAACCAACAACGGCCATACCTACGCGTTCGCACGGAATAACTTTTTCTATAGCTAGGGCTACGTTTCTAGAAAACTGCATCAATGCTAAATATTCTGTTTCCGATAAATCAAAAATTTTATCCACTTCGTTTTTAGGCACACATAAGGTATGCCCTTTAGCATTGGGATTAATATCTAAAAATGCAAAAAAAGAATCGGTTTCTGCAACCTTATAACAAGGAATTTCGCCCTGAATAATTTTAGTAAAAATGCTTGCCATATTATAACGTTATAATTAGTCGCGTGTAATTTCTAAGATTTCGAATTGCATCACTCCGTTTGGAACTTGAATATCTGCAATTTCGCCAACCGATTTACCTAATAAACCTTTACCAATGGGTGAGGTAACAGAAATTTTACCAGCTTTTAAATCAGCTTCAGATTCTGCAACCAAGGTATATTTTATCTCCATTTTATTCGCCACGTTTTTAATTTTAACCGTAGATAAAACTAAAGCTTTAGACGTGTCTAATTGCGATTCATCAATCAATCTTGCATTGGCAACAATCTCTTCAATTTTTGCAATTTTAAGTTCAAGCATGCCTTGCGCTTCTTTTGCTGCATCGTATTCAGCATTTTCAGAAAGATCGCCTTTATCGCGGGCGTCAGCAATTGCCTGAGAAGCTCTAGGACGCTCAATAGATTTAAGTTGATCTAATTCGTCTTTTAACTTTTTTAATCCTTCTGCCGTGTAATAAGATACTTTAGCCATAATGTAATAATTTATAAAAATAGAAAAAATCCCACCATTGGGATTTTTATATATTCAGTTAAAATGATAATTTATACTTTTTTTAATTAACTTGGTAAATATATTTAATTTAAATTTGTTCTACAATTAAAATATTTACAATGAAAAATTTACTTTTCTTAGTTGTTGCTTTAGTAACCCTAGCAAGTTGTTCTAAAGATGACAATATTAAGAATAAAAATCCATATTTACCAAATTATCCGATAAATATAAGCTTAAATTTAGATTTACCAGCAAATGTTGACCTGCAATATGTATCTAACTACAAGTACGTTAACACACCCGGAGCAGGAATAAAAGGCATTTTTGTTTTTAACAACGGTAACGGTTACATAGCTTTTGATGCAGCTTGCCCGAACATGTACCCAAACGAATGTGAACCCATGAAAGTTGAAGGCGTTAAAGCAGTTTGTGCTTGCGACGATAGCTCGTACAGCTTATTTACTGGCTTAGGTGATATGCAATACAGCATGAAACAATATCGTACCGAATTAGTTGGCTCGATGTTAAGAATTTACAATTAGTTTAATTACCTTTGATATAAATTTATTATCATGAAAAAATATATTTTTATAGTACTTGCAGCAATTGGCTTTACTGCTTGTAACAACAAAACTGAAAATACTGTAGCAGAAACAAATGCCGAGGTTGCAACTACTAACTTAGCAAAAGCAAAAGCAGAAATTGCTCCTGAAAATTTAGCTGAAACTGAATTTAAGATTGAAGGCATGACGTGCCAAATGGGTTGTGCAAACACCATTAAATCTAAATTAGAAGCAGTTACTGGCGTTGATAAAGCAGATGTTAGTTTTGATCAAGAAAACGCAATTGTTTATTACGACAAATCTGTAGTAACGGTTGACGATTTAAAAAACACCGTAAACAACATTGCAGACGGAAAACTTTACAAAGTTGCAGAATAAAAAAAATCAGGCATATGCCTGATTTTTTTTATTCTTTATTTTCTTCCTACAAAATCATCCATGGTATGATAAATACCAAAAACATTTCCCATAACAAAATCGTACCATGCAAGTGGCAAAAGTGCTTGCGCTAACCGAATAAGCCAATAAGGCAAAGGCAATACCGTTTTTTGATTTTGTTTTTCTAAATTTCTGATAATTTTTTCGGCAGTTTTTTCGGGATCTAAAATAGGAACCAATTTTGATTTTACGCCTTGAAACATGCCTGTGTTAATATAAAAAGGCATAACTGCATGAATTAACACCTTTTTGCGCATTTGTTTCATCTCAATTCGTAAACCTTCGCTCCAACCTAAAACGGCCCATTTGCTTGCCGAATAAACTGCTAATTTGGGCGTAGAAGTTAAACCTGCTAAAGAAGAAATGTTGCAAATTATACCGCTATTTTGCTCCAGCATTTGTGGTAAAAAACCTAAAGCCAATTGCATGGGCGCGTTGGCATTAATTTGCATGGTTTTTTCTATATCTGCAACCGAATGCTTTACAAATTCATGACCAATAACAATTCCGGCATTGTTAATTAAAACATCTACCATTTCGGTTTGTTCTAGCACTTGTTTTATGGCATTTTCTATTTGTTTGGCATCTGCTAAATTAACTACAACAGCATGAATAGGAATGCTAAAAAAGGCAAATTCCTTTTTTACTAACTGCATACCATCTTCATTAAAATCTAAAATAAAAATCTGTTTTGCTTTACGTTCTAAACATTTGCGCAACATAATTTTTCCGATTCCAGAAGCGGCACCCGTAATTACAACCGTTTTGTTAACAAAGCTAAATTGCATAATTTTTAGTTTAAAATTATTGCCATTGTAAAGATTCCATAATTACGCGCATATCATTTTTAATATAATTAACAGCAGGTAAAATAGAATCAAAATTTGGGGTTGCGTAAAAGTAAGCCGAACCGCGAATAAAATGTTTGGTGCTATCTGTAGCATAAAACTGCGTATTGGTTGCAGCATTACCGCCTACGTAATAAAACATGCCGTAAACATTATTTTCAGGATTAATAAATGGCTGTTCTACAATATCATCTGCTTTAATTACATGCTCGTAAGTTAGTTTTTGAGCTTCAGAAAGCAGTTTTTCAATATCGTTATTTACCGGCAAATAGGTCATATAAATTGTAGCTTTCATTTTAGGATATTCTATTTCAAAGCTGCAATTTTGTTTTTGTTGCACGGTTGCTATATGGTTAACATCAAACTCAAAACCACAATTTGCCTGATATAAGTTGTAGGTTGGATTTGGATAACTTAACCTTAACTGCGCTTTTGGCTTTGGTAAAGTTGCATCTTTACAGCCAATAAGGGTTAAACTTACAACGAATACAAAAAACAAATAGTTACTTATTGTGGTTTTCATGATGAACATGCTAGGATTAATTGGTAAATATACAATAGAATTGAAAACGAATACAACTAATTTAGTACGGTAAATCGTCGTTGTCAGAAATTTCTACGCTAGGTTTTACCGCTTTAAATTCGGCAGCTGCTTTCTGATCAATTTCTTTTTTTACGTTTAAAAAGGTAAATTCGGTTACCTGAATCTCAGTAGTAAATTTTTGTACACCATCTTCACCTTGCCATTGACGCGATTTTATACGTCCTTCAACATAAATTTTATCGCCTTTGCTTAAATATTTTTCGCACAATTCGGCCGCTTTATTACGCACAACAATATTGTGCCATTCGGTAGATGAAATGCGTTCGTTGGTTGTTTTATTAATATAAACTTCGTTGGTTGCCAACGGAAAACGCCCAATGCAATTACCGCCTTCAAAATAATGCATTTTAACATTTTCGCCTAAATGCCCAATTAAAATAACTTTATTAACTGTTCCGTTCATAATTTAAATTGTTACGTTCAAATATAATTTTTTTGTTAAATTTTATGGTAGTTTTTATCTAAGAAATTTGCGAGGACGATAGGAAAAGAAAAATCAGCAATTTCATGTTTTTTAACACCATTAACTTCTTGATTTACTTCTAACAACCAAAAACGAATGTGCAAATGCTGATGCGAAAGTTTATGTACTAAATAATCAGAATCAAATCCTAGTAAAGAAACAACATTATGAGTTGCAAAATGATTTAAAATGGTTTGATTTGCATCGTTAAAAGCTAAATTATCAGTACTTTCTAACAATTCAAATTGATGCAGTCCGGCCCAAATATCAGATTCATCACGTTTTACAATTTTATATTTCTGATTATTGCCTTTAATTAGTACATAATCAAAATAGCGTTTTTTAATTTTTATTTTAGCCGATTTATAAGGCAATTCGGCAACTTTATTTGTTGCATAAGCCAAACAACTACTAGCAAAACAACAGGCTGTACAATTGGGCGATTTAGGAACACATTGTAAGGCGCCAAAATCCATAATGGCTTGATTAAACAATGCTGGTTCACACGGATTACCTTCTAGCAACAGCTTATTAGCTAATTCTTGAAATATTTTTTTAGTTTTAAGCAAAGAAATATCGGCATCAATACCAAAAATACGAGAAAGCACTCTAAAAACATTACCGTCTACCACTGCAATTTTTTCATTATAAGCAAAAGATGCAATGGCAGCAGCGGTATAACTACCAACGCCTTTAAGCTTTAATAAATCATTATAATTATCTGGAAATTGGTTATTTAACTCAAAGCTAACATATTGTGCTGTGGCATGCAAATTTCTGGCACGCGAATAATATCCTAATCCTTGCCAAAGTTTTAGTACATCTTCTTGGCTGGCGTTTGCTAAATCACTAACTTTGTAAAATCGCTCAATAAATGCCTCATAATAAGGTAATCCTTGGGCTACACGGGTTTGTTGTAAAATAATTTCTGACAACCAAATGTGGTACGGATTGGTCGTTTTTCGCCAGGGTAAATCGCGCTTATTGGCTAAATACCACGTAATTAATGTATTGTAAAAGATCATGATTTTAATGTAGTTTGCAAAAATATAACTTTATATGATTAAATTTTAATTGATTAAGGTTGAAAATTTGTTTTTTTAATTCATATATTTGCAAACTCAAAAAACTCATCAAAATAAATACAAAGAAATAATGACAAAAGCAGACATCGTAGCGAAGATTTCGGAAAAGTTAGGTCTTGAAAAAGGCGACGTTCAAGCTACAGTAGAGTCTTTCATGGAAGAGGTAAAAACTTCACTTGAATCTGGAGAAAATGTATATCTAAGAGGTTTTGGTAGCTTTATTATCAAAACAAGAGCTGAAAAAACAGGGAGAAATATTTCAAAAAACACAACGATTAAAATTCCTGCTCACAACATACCAGCATTTAAACCAGCTAAAGTATTTGTTGATGGAGTAAAATCGAATACAGAAGTAAAAAATAACTAATTTATTAACACTTAAACACTACACATTATGCCAAGTGGTAAAAAAAGAAAAAGACATAAGGTAGCAACGCACAAACGTAAAAAAAGAGCGAGAGCTAACCGTCACAAAAAAGAAAAAGTAGTTTAAAACTACTTTTTCCTTTTTTTAAGTTCATTGAAATTGTAAGCCAAAAAGCTTACATCGGGCTAAAAACCTGTAAAATTTTGTTTAATCCATCTGTACTGCATACGTTTTAGTAAGAAATTACGTTAAAACATATTCGTATGGATAAATAAGTTATACTGTGAACAAAGAGTTAATTGTACGTTCTAGTTCAGAAGCAGTTGATTTTGCCTTATTAAAAGATGGAAAACTAATTGAACTTCATCACGAAGAAAAAGATGATGAAAGCCAAGGTCAAGGATTTAACGTGGGCGATATTTTTATTGCAAAAATTCGCAAACCCGTTCCTGGTTTAAATGCCGCTTTCGTTCATATTGGATTCGATAAAGATGCATTTTTGCATTATCATGATTTAGGTCCAAACCTAACATCAATGATGAAGTTTATTAAACTTGTAAGCACAGGTAAATTAAAGGACTACTCCTTAAAAAACTTTCCTTTTGAAACTGAAATTAATAAAGATGGTGTTATTACAGATGTTTTAAGTGCCAACCAATCTATTTTAGTTCAGATCGTGAAAGAACCAATTTCTACAAAAGGACCGCGTATATCATCTGAATTGTCGTTAGCGGGTAGATATGTAGTTTTAGTTCCATTTTCGGATCGCGTTTCGGTTTCTCAAAAAATCGAATCGAAAGAAGAAAAAGAAAGGTTAAAGAAACTGGTTCAGAGCATAAAACCCAAAGGTTTTGGCGTAATTATTAGAACCGTTGCTGAAAGACAAAAAGTAGCCGAGCTAGAAAAGGATTTGCAAAACTTGCTAGACAAATGGATAGCAATGTGCAAACGTCTACCTACTGCACATCACCCCTCAAAAATTTTGGGTGAATTAAATAAAGCTTCGTCTATTTTACGTGATATTTTCAATGATTCATTTACTGGAATTCACATAGATGATGAAGATTTATATTATCAAACTAAGGACTATTTGCAAGAAATAGCTCCTTCTAAAGTCTCAATCGTTAAGCAATATCATTCGAAAGAGCTGCCGTTGTTCGAAAAATACAATATTGAACGACAAATAAAAACCTCGTTTGGAAAAACGGTTTCTATGAGTAAAGGAGCTTACTTAATCATAGAACATACCGAAGCTTTACACGTTATTGATGTAAACAGCGGTAACCGATCTAACAAAGCAACCAATCAGGAAGAAACAGCTTTAGAAGTTAACTTAATTGCTGCCGCAGAAATTGCCAGACAATTGCGTTTACGAGATATGGGCGGAATTATTGTTGTTGATTTTATTGACATGCAAAACCCCGAAAATCGTAAAACGTTGTACGACTTCTTAAGAGAAGAAATGAGCGACGACAAAGCCAAACACAAAATCTTGCCTCCTAGCAAATTTGGATTAATCCAAATTACTAGACAAAGAGTTAGACCCGAAGTACATATAAAAACCAATGAAGAAAATCCGAATGAAAACGGAGAAATTGAAGCTCCAATATTGGTAATAGATAAAATCGCGGCTGACCTAGAAAGAATTATTAAAGAAAACAAATCGGTTGTTTTAAATACCCATCCGTTTGTTTCTGCTTACCTTACTCAGGGTTTTCCATCAATTCGAATGAAATGGTTTTTTGAACACAAAAAGTGGATAAAAATTATTCCAAGAGATGCTTACACGTACCTAGAGTATCATTTTTTTGACAAAGAAGGTAATCAATTAATGTAAAAAATTAAAACCGCTACGTTTTCGCAGCGGTTTTTTTATTTAGTTTAAAGTAATATTCACAAAAGCTTCATTACCCATTTCATCTACTGCATAAAGCTTATAATCTCCTGGTTTAGCTTCAATCATCATTTCATGAAAAGTTTTGGTTTTACCCAAATAGGTATCATTTAAATACCAAAAAATCTGCGCTTCGGTATTTACATGTGCAACTTTAGCAATAACAGGTTGTAATTCGCCCGCTTGATTTTTAGTTTGACTTAAAACCATATTGTTTTCCGGATAAATAAAATCTAAAACATGTTGTTTACTAGTACCACAATCTGATCGATAAGGCGGTACCAATTTATAATTCATATTTTTAGATTTATAGTACCATTGCATAACAGGAGGTAAAACAAAATAAACTTCGGTTTGTATTTTGTCTAAATCTTCGCAAGCTGCGCTAACTTGAAATTGTTTGGTTTGATCTAAATGAATTACTTTATGATACGGACAAATGGTCGTATTGATTCCTTTTTTAGGAATTTTAGCTTTTTGTGAAGGACAATGCTGAGATGCAACATGGCCTGAAACAGTACAAACATCAATTAGCTGTAAATCAGATGCAGGTTCTTTAAAAAATTCATTTTTAGGCAAAGATCTAAAAACATCAAACAAAATGGGGCCGGCGTATTGCATCCCGGTTAAACCAGCACGGCCTTCGCCCGATGCATTACCAACCCAAACACCAACTACATAATTTTTATCTACTCCAATAGCCCAACCATCTCGGCTACCAAAACTTGTTCCTGTTTTCCAAGCAATTTCTATAGATGAATCGTAATAACGCCATGCATCATCATTGGGTCGGTTTACCTCTTTCATCGCAGTAAACGTTTGATACAAAGCTCCTGCACCAAAAACGGTAGCATCCGAAACAACTTTTCCAAAATCTAAATCAATATTGCTATTACTTTGTAACGACTGAAATTCATTGCTGCGGTATTTTTGTGTTTTGTTGTAAAAATTTAAGGTTGATGCCATGTTTGCGTAAGCGCTGCACAAATCGTACAAATTGGATTCTGCTCCGCCTAAAATTAAA
This genomic window from Flavobacterium agricola contains:
- a CDS encoding ammonium transporter, coding for MNADVINNGNVAFMVITTVLVFLMIPGLAFFYGGLVPKKNTLTMMMYTFISIGVVTVLWTLGGFSMVFGNDIGGFVGSPTEYFMLNGVDFTVNPKYGSSIPFLMFFMYQLMFAIITAPLMTGAIAGRITIFGWVKVLVLWMILIYFPVAHWIWGGGFLSKLGFVDYAGGTVIHATAGFSALVGVLFFGKRYVMPKRDYGNINLVLIGTALLMFGWFGFNSGGALASGETAAIAFTNTGIAAGFATVVWVLISYSKTKKFSMVELATGAVAGLATITPASGYVTPQTAVFIGIIAAVICYLCLEFSKKMKWDDALGVWGVHGMGGVTGSILVGVFAASHVNGVSGGMDQFLIQLLGVAIVIVYSVVVCWIIFKVCDLSGSIRVPAEVQEKGLDKEYLLEEQLND
- a CDS encoding porin, with protein sequence MKKIYLLGASLLLLFQFDAYAQEETDPDEVSLKIISTRKPGLKIVEDFNETTGQHYRDPKAPRFLLYDQKREIAFGVGGFVRVRTAYDFGGSPTSDFGFVPATIPVPTDLLTKNRFNMDASKSTLFFKLLGNNDKVGQFQAYVAGRFSGAGGAFVLTDAYVTLLGFTVGRTWSTFNDLAAVPPTIDFQGPNGAAEMRTTQIRYTGDFGKGFSYAVAAEMPNTTGTYAPTQTVETTQRIPDIPVYVQYNWGEKKASHVRAAGVMRNMNYRDVINNTTETETSFGMQLSTNVELTSFMEFYGQITYGKGIAQYINDLSGRGLSLIQNPSKPGKMQAQEALGWFAQIQFNLSKDVYATAGYSQAEVFPDQLTVPDSNYRYGQYIVGNVFYNLTTDFKVGVEYLWGDRVNIDGASASANRVQTLIQFNF
- a CDS encoding dicarboxylate/amino acid:cation symporter encodes the protein MNFIKNNLLVQIILAIIGGIVLGKYLPVIFNQTISDSIIRVFVTFNTFFSEFLNFFIPLIIIGLIVPAIGNIGQGASKLVLYTAAIAYASTLFAGFTTFGVSMAVFPNLLANQTVVKISETATQLTPYFSLQIPPLLDIMSALFAAFIIGIGVSRIQNSLLLRGFLEFEQIVNKVIQRIIIPLLPLFIFGIFMNMVHSGEIFIILNVFSKIIVVIFIMHVALLLVQYFIAGAISKRNPLTALKTMLPAYFTALGTQSSAATIPVTLRQASKLGLKEDIIKLTIPLCATIHLAGSTMKIVACSIALMLIQGITIDPLTFSGFIFMLGIAMVAAPGVPGGAIMAAIGIIGSMLGFDSKSQALMISLYIAMDSFGTACNVTGDGAIAMILDKIFKNKSIQ
- the aat gene encoding leucyl/phenylalanyl-tRNA--protein transferase produces the protein MEIPFLTNQIQFPSLNQVHPTGIVAFGGDLSLPRLQLAYKNGVFPWFEDGEIITWWSPNERMVLFFPELKVSKSMRSLFAKNAFTVTFNTCFKEVILNCQQVKRTDQNGTWITDDMVEAYCELHKAGWAKSVEVWQNDLLVGGLYGIDLGTIFCGESMFSTVSNASKFAFISLAKHLEAQNYKLLDCQVYNDHLASLGCREIDREEFLSYLK
- a CDS encoding DUF3127 domain-containing protein, with translation MEISGRIKFIGQQQQITATFSKRELVVTTEEQYPQHILVEFTQDKCPLLDAYQVGEPVRVSINLRGREWVNPQGETKYFNSIQGWRIEKNQPAGFEEPQYNNQPNTNFAAPAFNNQGPAINIEPASFNSFDADDSDDLPF
- a CDS encoding HIT family protein is translated as MASIFTKIIQGEIPCYKVAETDSFFAFLDINPNAKGHTLCVPKNEVDKIFDLSETEYLALMQFSRNVALAIEKVIPCERVGMAVVGLEVPHVHVHLVPLNTLNDITFLNKTKVTPEEFEMIASKINAAFTAL
- the greA gene encoding transcription elongation factor GreA, translating into MAKVSYYTAEGLKKLKDELDQLKSIERPRASQAIADARDKGDLSENAEYDAAKEAQGMLELKIAKIEEIVANARLIDESQLDTSKALVLSTVKIKNVANKMEIKYTLVAESEADLKAGKISVTSPIGKGLLGKSVGEIADIQVPNGVMQFEILEITRD
- a CDS encoding Rieske (2Fe-2S) protein; the protein is MKNLLFLVVALVTLASCSKDDNIKNKNPYLPNYPINISLNLDLPANVDLQYVSNYKYVNTPGAGIKGIFVFNNGNGYIAFDAACPNMYPNECEPMKVEGVKAVCACDDSSYSLFTGLGDMQYSMKQYRTELVGSMLRIYN
- a CDS encoding heavy-metal-associated domain-containing protein codes for the protein MKKYIFIVLAAIGFTACNNKTENTVAETNAEVATTNLAKAKAEIAPENLAETEFKIEGMTCQMGCANTIKSKLEAVTGVDKADVSFDQENAIVYYDKSVVTVDDLKNTVNNIADGKLYKVAE